In Candidatus Bathyarchaeota archaeon, the genomic window ACATGTAAATTGGTCTGTGTCTAGAGGTGGAAATTTGGCTGTTTCAAGGGAAGAACTGGCTAAGATGATAGATTCCACAATTGTCAAGGCAACGGCAACCAAAAGTGATATTGAAAAACTGTGCAAAGAAGCTGTACAATATGGTCTTGGATGCATTTGCGTTAATCCCGTTTATGTAAAAATGGCTGCGACACTCTTGAAGGGCTCAAATGTTAAGGTTTGCTCAACGATCGCGTTTCCCTTCGGGGTTACGCTGCCGGAAATGAAGGCTTTGGAGGCTGTTAAAGCGATAGAGAACGGAGCAGAGGAATTGGACATGGTTATCAATCTGAGTGCGCTGAAATCCGGAGATTATGAAGCTGTTAAGAGGGACATAGCGGCTGTTGTCGATGTTAAACGCTTATCAAAGAAGATAGTTGTCAAGGTCATTATTGAAACAGCCCATTTGACAAACGAAGAGAAAATAGTCGCGTGCAAGCTTGCTAAGGAGGCTGGAGCAGACTTTGTGAAGACTTCAACCGGCTTGTTCGGCAAGGGAGCAACAATTGAAGACGTTAAGTTAATGCGACGTACGGTAGGCACACGTATGGGTATCAAGGCGGCTGGCGGCATAAGGACGTACGCTGACGCGGTGGCCATGATTAGAGCTGGTGCAAACAGGATTGGAACGAGCACAGCAGTGGCGATAATTAAGGGAGCACCATAAGTCTTTCACATTTTTTCTGGCGCCACTATCCCTATGAGGTTAAGTGTGTTTCTCAGCACGATTCTTACGGCGTCAACCAAGGCGAGCCTTGCGTCGCTGAGTTCTTTCGGTTCGGCTCTTATAACTGGCAAAGCGTTGTAAAACGTGTTGAATTTGTCGGCTAAGGCGTTGGCGAAGTCAGCGATTAGATTGGGCTTGAGAAGCTCTGCTGCCTCGATGAAGATGTCTGGAAAACTTGCCAGAGCCATGACTATTTCACGCTCCAACTTCTCCTTTAGCAGGTTGTAGGCTGGTTTTTCGGGTTTTCTTGCGGCCTTTCTTAGGATGCTGCATGCCCGGGCATGAGAGTATTGTATGTATGGTGCGCTGTTTTTCTCGAAGTTGAGCACTCTGTCCCATGTGAACACGACGGGTTTTGAGGGGTCAACCTCTACGAGGGCGTATCGTACCGCACCCATGCCAACGAAGTTTGCGATTTTCCGTTTTTCTCCCTCTGACAGTTGCGGGGAGCGCTTCGAAACCTCTTCGTATGCCCGTTTTATCGCTTCGTCCATGACTTCGTCGAATGTTATGTATCGTCCTCTTCGGCTTGACATTTTATAGCTTGGAAGAGTCACAAGGTTGTAGGCGAAGTGAGAAAGATTGTCTGCGTAGTTGCCGTAGCCCAATGCGTGCAAGGCTATTTTCAATTGCAGTTGCGCTAGACTCTGCGGCATTCCAACAACATTGATGACTTGTTCAGCCCTTTCAAACTTCCACAAGGTGTAAGCGATGTCTCGTGTTGTGTAGAGTGTCGTGCCGTCAGCGCG contains:
- the deoC gene encoding deoxyribose-phosphate aldolase; the encoded protein is MIDSTIVKATATKSDIEKLCKEAVQYGLGCICVNPVYVKMAATLLKGSNVKVCSTIAFPFGVTLPEMKALEAVKAIENGAEELDMVINLSALKSGDYEAVKRDIAAVVDVKRLSKKIVVKVIIETAHLTNEEKIVACKLAKEAGADFVKTSTGLFGKGATIEDVKLMRRTVGTRMGIKAAGGIRTYADAVAMIRAGANRIGTSTAVAIIKGAP
- a CDS encoding arginine--tRNA ligase, which encodes ERAKTVSDTEEITKINKELDSWMSVAVELKDKYPELFEKLLQRINEDENPETTVNELNRAYEAGDEKARQTIREVSESCLEGFKETLSRAEVFYDSWDWEGELVWSNRVQKILEKLKKTPYVFTLGGVLEFAAEKVVKDFGLKKKLGLRDDYEVPSLTLVRADGTTLYTTRDIAYTLWKFERAEQVINVVGMPQSLAQLQLKIALHALGYGNYADNLSHFAYNLVTLPSYKMSSRRGRYITFDEVMDEAIKRAYEEVSKRSPQLSEGEKRKIANFVGMGAVRYALVEVDPSKPVVFTWDRVLNFEKNSAPYIQYSHARACSILRKAARKPEKPAYNLLKEKLEREIVMALASFPDIFIEAAELLKPNLIADFANALADKFNTFYNALPVIRAEPKELSDARLALVDAVRIVLRNTLNLIGIVAPEKM